The Breoghania sp. genome has a segment encoding these proteins:
- a CDS encoding pyruvate dehydrogenase complex dihydrolipoamide acetyltransferase produces the protein MPIDILMPALSPTMEEGKLAKWLVKEGDTVSSGDVIAEIETDKATMEVEAVDEGTVGKIFVADGTEGVKVNERIAVLLEEGEDASAISEGGSEKKAPVNEDGPSEPEPEPEPTPTPATKPSASAGPVPRVDGERIFASPLARRLAAQNDLDLSALSGSGPRGRIVQRDIEAALKSGTGTKAAAASAAEAPKAAAAPAPAAPPSDEAVLKLFEERSYELVPHDGMRKTIARRLTESKQTVPHFYLTADCNIDALLALRAQLNSSAPLDDDGKPAYKLSVNDMIIKAQALALKAVPEANASWTEANMVLHKHSDVGVAVSIPGGLITPIIRRAEEKTLSTISNEMKDLAKRAKDRKLQPSEYQGGSTAVSNLGMFGVRDFYAVINPPHATILAVGAGEKRAIVKDDAVAIATMMTVTLATDHRAVDGALGAQLLKAFKGFIESPMSMLV, from the coding sequence ATGCCCATCGATATCCTGATGCCGGCGCTCTCTCCCACGATGGAAGAGGGCAAACTCGCAAAGTGGCTCGTGAAGGAAGGCGACACGGTTTCTTCCGGTGATGTCATTGCCGAGATCGAGACCGACAAGGCGACCATGGAAGTGGAAGCCGTCGACGAAGGAACCGTCGGAAAGATCTTTGTTGCCGACGGCACCGAAGGCGTGAAGGTCAACGAGCGGATCGCTGTGCTGCTTGAAGAGGGCGAGGACGCTTCCGCGATCTCCGAAGGAGGTTCCGAGAAAAAGGCACCCGTCAATGAGGACGGCCCATCCGAACCGGAACCCGAGCCGGAGCCAACTCCGACCCCGGCGACCAAGCCCTCGGCAAGCGCCGGGCCGGTTCCGCGCGTCGATGGCGAGCGTATCTTTGCCTCGCCGCTTGCGCGCAGGCTCGCCGCGCAGAATGACCTCGACCTGTCTGCCCTGTCCGGATCCGGGCCCCGCGGACGTATCGTTCAACGCGATATCGAGGCGGCGCTGAAGTCCGGCACCGGAACCAAGGCCGCGGCTGCTTCGGCGGCGGAGGCTCCGAAGGCAGCGGCGGCTCCCGCACCGGCGGCACCGCCTTCCGACGAGGCCGTGCTCAAGCTCTTCGAGGAACGGTCTTACGAGCTTGTGCCGCATGACGGCATGCGCAAGACGATCGCGCGTCGCCTGACGGAATCCAAGCAGACCGTTCCGCATTTCTACCTGACGGCGGACTGCAATATCGACGCGCTGCTGGCCCTTCGTGCCCAGCTCAATTCCAGCGCGCCGCTGGATGATGACGGCAAGCCCGCCTACAAGCTGTCGGTCAACGACATGATCATCAAGGCCCAGGCATTGGCCCTCAAGGCCGTGCCGGAAGCCAATGCGTCATGGACCGAAGCCAACATGGTGCTGCACAAGCATTCCGATGTGGGCGTTGCGGTTTCCATTCCAGGCGGCCTGATCACGCCGATCATTCGACGCGCGGAAGAGAAGACGCTGTCCACCATCTCCAACGAGATGAAGGATCTGGCCAAGCGCGCCAAGGACCGCAAGCTGCAGCCCTCCGAATATCAGGGCGGCTCCACGGCGGTGTCCAACCTTGGCATGTTCGGCGTGCGGGACTTCTACGCCGTCATCAACCCGCCGCATGCCACGATCCTTGCGGTGGGCGCAGGCGAGAAGCGGGCCATCGTCAAGGATGATGCCGTCGCCATCGCAACGATGATGACCGTGACGCTCGCCACCGATCACCGTGCGGTCGACGGCGCGCTCGGGGCCCAGCTCCTCAAGGCGTTCAAGGGCTTTATCGAAAGCCCGATGAGCATGCTGGTCTAG
- a CDS encoding SGNH/GDSL hydrolase family protein: MTGRHAFEDRWPTSLDGATGGKFRILAEGLNGRTTVFDDFSVAADRNGARVLPTILATHAPLDLVILMLGTNDLKPFLSGSAYAAAGGMGRLVQLVRHYGMTEKAETPAILIVSPPHIAATDNPAMRGMDPLIEESRQLGPLYRAVAEQNGCAFFDAASAVHVSAVDGVHMDAANSRILGEALAPIVTKLLTP; this comes from the coding sequence ATGACGGGCAGGCACGCTTTCGAGGACCGGTGGCCGACATCGCTTGATGGTGCCACCGGCGGCAAATTCCGAATTCTTGCAGAAGGCCTGAATGGTCGCACGACGGTCTTCGACGATTTCTCCGTTGCTGCCGATCGCAACGGCGCGCGCGTGCTGCCAACCATTCTGGCAACGCACGCACCGCTCGATCTCGTCATCCTGATGCTGGGAACCAATGATCTGAAACCGTTTCTTTCCGGGTCCGCCTATGCGGCAGCCGGCGGCATGGGACGGCTCGTTCAACTCGTTCGCCACTACGGAATGACGGAAAAGGCGGAAACGCCAGCCATCCTGATCGTATCGCCGCCGCATATCGCTGCGACGGACAATCCGGCGATGAGGGGCATGGACCCGCTGATCGAGGAATCGCGTCAGCTCGGCCCGCTCTACCGGGCGGTTGCGGAACAGAACGGATGCGCGTTTTTCGACGCCGCTTCCGCCGTGCATGTCAGCGCGGTCGACGGGGTGCATATGGATGCGGCCAACTCGCGCATTCTGGGCGAAGCGCTGGCGCCGATCGTGACGAAACTTCTCACGCCCTGA
- the lpdA gene encoding dihydrolipoyl dehydrogenase gives MADTSYDVIVIGSGPGGYVTAIRSAQLGFKTAIVEPKHLGGICLNWGCIPTKALLRTAEVYHYMENAKDYGLSATGISFDLDAIVKRSRGVSAQLTSGVQGLMKKNKIDVIWGWAELTAPGKIKVKDAENPPRGALKGGDYSAKHIIVATGARPRALPGIEPDQNLIWTYFEAMVPETMPKSLIVMGSGAIGIEFASFYRFMGADVTVVEVMPQILPVEDAEIAAKARKRFEKQGMKIMTDAKVTKVAKGKDSVTATVETKDGKTQEITADRMISAVGVVGNIEGLGLEKLGVKTDRGCISIDGFGCTNVPGIYAIGDVAGPPMLAHKAEHEGVICVEKIAGLDVHPMDKSKIPGCTYCQPQIASVGLTEAKAKEAGYEIKVGRFPFIANGKAIALGESDGLIKTIFDAKTGQLLGAHMVGAEVTELIQGYVVAMNLETTEEELMHTVFPHPTLSEMMKESVLDAYGRVLNM, from the coding sequence ATGGCCGATACCTCATACGACGTCATCGTCATCGGGTCGGGGCCCGGCGGATATGTAACCGCGATCCGCTCCGCCCAGCTCGGCTTCAAGACCGCGATCGTGGAACCGAAGCATCTGGGTGGCATCTGCCTCAACTGGGGCTGCATTCCGACCAAGGCGCTGCTGCGCACGGCGGAAGTCTATCACTACATGGAAAACGCCAAGGACTACGGTCTTTCGGCGACCGGCATCAGCTTCGATCTCGACGCCATCGTGAAACGCTCGCGCGGGGTCTCCGCGCAGCTTACCAGCGGTGTGCAGGGGCTGATGAAGAAGAACAAGATCGACGTGATCTGGGGCTGGGCGGAACTCACCGCTCCGGGCAAGATCAAGGTCAAGGATGCCGAGAACCCGCCGCGCGGGGCGCTGAAGGGCGGCGATTATTCCGCCAAGCACATCATTGTGGCGACCGGCGCGCGCCCGCGCGCCTTGCCGGGCATCGAGCCCGACCAGAACCTGATCTGGACCTATTTCGAGGCGATGGTTCCCGAAACCATGCCGAAGTCGCTGATCGTGATGGGCTCTGGCGCCATCGGCATCGAGTTCGCCTCCTTCTATCGTTTCATGGGCGCGGACGTGACGGTCGTCGAAGTCATGCCGCAGATCCTGCCGGTGGAGGATGCCGAGATCGCCGCCAAGGCGCGCAAGCGCTTCGAAAAGCAGGGCATGAAGATCATGACCGATGCCAAGGTGACCAAGGTCGCCAAGGGCAAGGACAGCGTGACCGCGACGGTTGAGACCAAGGATGGCAAGACGCAGGAGATCACCGCAGATCGGATGATCTCGGCCGTCGGCGTCGTCGGCAATATCGAGGGCCTCGGGCTTGAGAAGCTTGGCGTAAAGACCGATCGGGGCTGTATCTCCATCGATGGCTTCGGGTGCACGAACGTGCCTGGGATCTACGCCATCGGCGATGTGGCCGGGCCGCCGATGCTTGCGCACAAGGCGGAGCATGAAGGCGTCATCTGTGTGGAGAAGATCGCCGGGCTCGATGTCCATCCGATGGACAAATCCAAGATCCCGGGCTGCACCTATTGCCAGCCGCAGATTGCCTCCGTCGGCTTGACGGAAGCCAAGGCCAAGGAAGCGGGCTACGAAATCAAGGTCGGCCGCTTCCCGTTCATCGCAAACGGCAAGGCGATTGCGCTTGGTGAGTCAGACGGTCTCATCAAGACGATTTTCGATGCCAAGACCGGGCAGCTTCTGGGCGCCCATATGGTGGGCGCGGAAGTCACCGAGCTCATTCAGGGATATGTCGTCGCCATGAACCTGGAGACGACGGAAGAAGAGCTGATGCACACGGTCTTCCCGCATCCGACTCTGTCTGAAATGATGAAGGAAAGTGTGCTGGACGCTTATGGCCGCGTGCTGAACATGTAG
- a CDS encoding GlsB/YeaQ/YmgE family stress response membrane protein, whose translation MFGFGWIATVLFGALAGWIASGIMKARLGLLASILVGILGAVIANAVLLPLIGMPVYGHMGGWGMGFGLGVPGYMLLWQLGGAVIGACALIFLMRAIRN comes from the coding sequence ATGTTCGGTTTCGGTTGGATAGCGACGGTCCTTTTCGGTGCGCTCGCTGGGTGGATCGCTAGCGGGATCATGAAGGCCCGGCTCGGTCTGCTCGCAAGCATCCTCGTCGGCATACTGGGGGCGGTCATCGCCAATGCGGTCTTGTTGCCGCTCATCGGAATGCCCGTGTATGGCCACATGGGGGGCTGGGGCATGGGGTTTGGACTGGGCGTTCCGGGATACATGCTGCTCTGGCAGCTTGGCGGGGCGGTCATCGGAGCGTGCGCCCTGATTTTCCTCATGAGGGCCATTCGCAATTGA
- the lipA gene encoding lipoyl synthase, producing MVTVVDNIAGKAQQAARPRHPEKQKNAETPMQRKPAWIRVKAPGSPVFRETQDVVRSNKLVTVCEEAGCPNIGECWSKKHASFMILGDTCTRACAFCNVRTGMPGPVDENEPKGIGEAVAAMGLDHVVITSVDRDDLDDGGATHFAKVIKAIRDRSPTTTVEVLTPDFLRKDGALEIVVEAKPDVFNHNLETVPSNYLKVRPGARYFHSIRLLQRAKELDPTIFTKSGIMVGLGEERNEVLQLMDDLRSADVDFLTIGQYLQPTRKHHPVIDFVTPEAFKAYEQIAYAKGFLKVSASPLTRSSHHAGEDFRDLKAARLARDGMVAKT from the coding sequence ATGGTCACAGTCGTCGATAACATTGCGGGAAAGGCTCAACAGGCCGCGCGCCCGCGTCATCCTGAAAAGCAGAAGAACGCGGAAACGCCGATGCAGCGCAAGCCGGCATGGATCCGCGTGAAGGCTCCCGGGTCGCCTGTATTCCGTGAGACGCAGGATGTCGTGCGCTCCAACAAGCTGGTCACGGTGTGCGAGGAAGCCGGTTGCCCGAATATCGGGGAATGCTGGTCGAAGAAGCATGCCAGCTTCATGATCCTTGGCGACACGTGTACCCGCGCCTGTGCCTTCTGCAATGTGCGCACCGGCATGCCGGGGCCTGTCGACGAGAATGAGCCCAAGGGTATCGGCGAGGCCGTGGCTGCCATGGGGCTCGACCACGTCGTGATCACGTCGGTGGACCGCGATGACCTCGATGATGGCGGCGCGACGCATTTTGCCAAGGTCATCAAGGCAATCCGCGATCGCTCTCCGACGACGACCGTGGAGGTTCTGACGCCCGACTTCCTGCGCAAGGACGGCGCACTTGAGATCGTGGTGGAAGCCAAGCCCGACGTCTTCAACCACAATCTGGAGACGGTGCCGTCGAACTATCTGAAGGTTCGGCCGGGCGCGCGCTATTTCCATTCCATCCGGCTGCTTCAGCGCGCCAAGGAACTCGATCCGACCATCTTCACCAAGTCCGGCATCATGGTGGGGCTTGGCGAGGAGCGGAACGAGGTTCTCCAGCTCATGGACGACCTGCGCTCCGCCGATGTCGACTTCCTGACCATTGGCCAGTATCTGCAGCCGACGCGGAAGCACCATCCGGTGATCGATTTCGTCACCCCTGAGGCTTTCAAAGCCTATGAGCAGATCGCCTATGCGAAGGGCTTCCTCAAGGTCTCGGCAAGCCCGTTGACGCGCTCCTCGCACCATGCGGGCGAGGATTTCCGCGATCTGAAAGCCGCGCGGCTTGCCCGTGACGGCATGGTCGCCAAAACCTGA
- a CDS encoding type II toxin-antitoxin system RatA family toxin, which yields MPTFQTTRRVRHTADDMFDLVADVESYPEFVPLCQRIRVRGRRELEDGRSVLISDMTVAYKLFSETFATRVTLDKAEGLILVEYLEGPFEHLENRWNFKDVGEKACDVGFYIDYAFRSRALGSLMGTMFDKAFRKFAVAFEQRADEIYGTD from the coding sequence ATGCCGACATTCCAGACTACCCGCCGTGTCCGTCACACTGCCGACGACATGTTCGACCTCGTTGCGGATGTGGAGAGTTATCCCGAATTCGTACCGCTATGCCAGCGCATCCGCGTACGTGGACGGCGCGAGCTGGAGGATGGCCGCTCGGTTCTGATCTCCGACATGACGGTGGCTTACAAGCTCTTCAGCGAAACCTTCGCGACCCGCGTCACGCTGGACAAGGCGGAAGGGCTGATCCTCGTCGAGTATCTGGAGGGACCGTTCGAGCACCTTGAGAACCGATGGAATTTCAAGGATGTCGGCGAGAAAGCCTGCGATGTGGGCTTCTATATCGACTACGCGTTCCGCTCCAGGGCTCTGGGCTCGCTCATGGGAACCATGTTCGACAAGGCATTCCGCAAGTTCGCGGTGGCATTTGAACAGCGGGCGGACGAGATCTACGGCACGGATTGA
- a CDS encoding CinA family protein, with product MTDLTSLHPIARTILQDARQAGLMVAAAESCTGGLVSALLTELDGSSAVFERGFITYSNEAKMELLGVTQKTLEAYGAVSEPTARAMAQGALERSHADIVVSITGIAGPGGGSADKPVGLVHFAIAARKLATTHHVMTFKDTGRSAIRLAATAYALQLVSNTIYSVGVMSIP from the coding sequence ATGACCGACCTCACGTCCCTGCACCCGATTGCACGAACGATCCTCCAGGACGCCCGACAGGCGGGCCTTATGGTCGCAGCCGCGGAATCGTGCACCGGAGGCTTGGTCAGCGCGCTTCTTACGGAACTGGACGGTTCCTCGGCGGTTTTCGAGCGCGGTTTCATCACCTATTCGAACGAAGCCAAGATGGAATTGCTCGGCGTCACTCAGAAGACGCTTGAGGCCTATGGCGCGGTGAGCGAGCCGACAGCGCGCGCCATGGCGCAAGGTGCGCTGGAGCGCTCGCACGCCGATATCGTTGTCTCGATTACCGGGATTGCAGGGCCTGGCGGCGGATCCGCGGACAAACCGGTCGGGTTGGTACATTTCGCCATTGCGGCCCGCAAGCTCGCCACAACGCACCATGTCATGACCTTCAAGGACACGGGTCGCTCCGCCATTCGGCTGGCTGCGACAGCATACGCATTGCAACTTGTATCAAATACGATCTATTCAGTTGGTGTAATGTCAATTCCATGA